In a genomic window of Spartinivicinus poritis:
- a CDS encoding TIGR02285 family protein, translating to MTHMDIVKPAFHSCSILRALWLALIHIPFVMASSHATEKETITWFAAHWPPLMMLKGEDKGTGRVDMRLQLYQANLPLYNHKILEMSWGRFWHDIKAGKKICSPMHLKKPDRLKIAYFSTPVDVAVSHRIIMKKTNAALLNNSASYSIIKLITDRRFKGIVESQRSYTKELDEILAEHEKNSYFQKITIAADSLFKMLDHNRISYIIEYPFIAAYHGKQYFKDVNDYASIQIDEITPYFLVYAVCPRNDWGKQVISDINNMLKTLIHQAEYQKIIFESWLDKNDLIQIKKVYRNQILNQT from the coding sequence ATGACTCATATGGATATTGTCAAGCCTGCATTTCATAGCTGTTCAATACTAAGAGCATTATGGTTAGCTCTTATTCACATCCCTTTTGTAATGGCCTCTAGTCATGCCACCGAAAAAGAAACCATTACCTGGTTTGCTGCTCATTGGCCACCCTTAATGATGTTAAAGGGAGAAGATAAGGGAACAGGCAGAGTTGATATGCGCCTACAACTCTATCAAGCTAACTTGCCCCTTTATAACCATAAAATACTTGAAATGAGTTGGGGGAGGTTTTGGCATGATATAAAAGCAGGCAAAAAAATCTGTAGCCCCATGCACTTAAAAAAACCCGATCGACTTAAAATTGCTTATTTTTCAACACCCGTCGATGTTGCTGTATCTCATCGGATTATAATGAAGAAAACTAATGCAGCTTTATTAAATAACTCTGCATCATACTCAATAATAAAGCTTATAACTGATAGAAGATTCAAAGGTATTGTTGAGAGCCAACGCTCCTACACCAAAGAACTTGATGAAATATTAGCTGAGCACGAAAAGAATAGTTACTTCCAAAAAATTACAATTGCAGCAGATAGTTTGTTTAAAATGCTTGATCATAACCGTATTAGCTACATTATAGAATATCCCTTTATTGCTGCTTATCATGGCAAGCAATACTTTAAAGATGTAAATGACTATGCCAGCATTCAAATTGATGAAATTACACCCTATTTCTTAGTCTATGCGGTTTGTCCTAGAAATGATTGGGGTAAACAAGTAATTTCAGATATTAATAATATGCTGAAAACTCTAATTCATCAGGCTGAATATCAGAAAATAATTTTTGAAAGCTGGCTAGATAAGAATGACTTAATTCAGATAAAAAAAGTTTACAGAAATCAAATTCTTAACCAAACTTAA
- a CDS encoding NAD(P)-dependent oxidoreductase translates to MTQKIAFIGLGVMGFPMAGHLAKAGYQVTVYNRTISKAKAWCEEYQGSYAATPAEAVKQADIVCCCVGNDDDLRQVTLTAEGAFAGMKPGAIFIDHTTTSAQVARELAQQAEHKQVVFFDAPVSGGQAGAENGQLTIMVGGVKQQFTDILPLLNCYARFVKLMGGIGCGQLTKMVNQICIAGVVQGLAEGMHFARSAELDVAEVIEVISKGAAQSWQMENRYQTMLAGEYNHGFAVDWMRKDLGIVLDEARRNQSHLPVTALVDQFYSEVQAMGGSRWDTSSLFAVLESKRKTT, encoded by the coding sequence ATGACTCAGAAAATTGCATTTATTGGTTTGGGCGTGATGGGCTTTCCAATGGCAGGCCACTTGGCTAAGGCCGGTTATCAAGTAACGGTATACAATCGAACCATAAGCAAAGCAAAAGCATGGTGTGAAGAGTATCAGGGGAGCTATGCAGCAACACCTGCTGAAGCAGTAAAGCAGGCTGACATTGTATGTTGCTGTGTAGGTAATGATGATGATTTACGACAGGTGACTTTAACTGCGGAAGGGGCTTTTGCGGGTATGAAACCTGGCGCTATCTTTATTGATCATACTACGACATCCGCTCAAGTGGCGCGCGAGTTAGCTCAACAAGCAGAACATAAACAAGTAGTTTTCTTTGATGCGCCTGTGTCTGGTGGGCAGGCAGGGGCTGAAAATGGTCAGTTAACGATAATGGTTGGAGGCGTTAAACAGCAGTTTACAGATATATTACCTTTACTCAATTGTTATGCCAGGTTTGTGAAATTAATGGGGGGGATTGGTTGTGGACAGCTAACAAAAATGGTTAACCAAATTTGTATTGCTGGCGTAGTGCAAGGTTTAGCTGAGGGTATGCACTTTGCTAGAAGTGCAGAGTTAGATGTTGCTGAAGTTATCGAAGTAATTTCTAAGGGAGCCGCTCAGTCCTGGCAAATGGAAAACCGGTATCAAACTATGTTAGCTGGTGAGTATAATCATGGTTTTGCTGTAGATTGGATGCGTAAAGACCTTGGGATTGTTTTAGATGAGGCTCGTCGAAACCAGTCTCACTTACCTGTGACCGCTTTGGTTGATCAGTTTTATTCAGAAGTGCAAGCGATGGGTGGCTCCCGCTGGGATACTTCCAGTTTGTTTGCAGTTTTGGAAAGTAAGCGAAAAACCACTTAG
- a CDS encoding aminotransferase class V-fold PLP-dependent enzyme — MYKHWYQQFNQYQSDTLWFTAHSHHFWPDVTLQAMMRYWHDSARLVDDKWQYIFSSIIPKAQRHISRLLNYPYPEQITFAPNTHELLVRLISCFPARKKLTVLTTDSEFYSFSRQLKRLNEEKWTDTTVVSTEPFNDFIERFCQTANTKKYDIIFFSHTFFNSGYVVQNLNEVIEKLSSQCSLLIVDGYHSFAAIPVDLSEIANSVFFVAGGYKYAQSGEGCCFLLSPPKSNQLRPWNTGWFANFSQLEESDSSMTGYDTHGQRFAGATFDPTGIYRLNAVFDLWQESKLTVETVHQHIFSLQQAFLQAISTSKHPLLNYRNLLYIPEYVHGHFLTFKLPDREVCKNLSTALTSLKIKVDCRDNRLRFGFGLQHDLEDINQLLARLKRLPIA; from the coding sequence ATGTATAAACATTGGTACCAACAATTTAACCAGTATCAATCTGATACCCTTTGGTTTACAGCCCATAGTCATCATTTTTGGCCAGATGTAACGCTACAGGCAATGATGCGCTACTGGCATGATTCTGCCAGGTTGGTTGATGATAAGTGGCAATATATTTTCTCTAGCATTATCCCCAAAGCACAACGACATATCAGTCGACTACTCAACTACCCCTATCCAGAGCAAATTACTTTTGCCCCGAATACTCACGAGCTATTAGTCAGATTAATTTCCTGCTTTCCTGCTAGAAAGAAACTAACAGTATTAACGACTGATAGTGAGTTTTATAGTTTTAGCCGACAACTAAAACGTTTGAATGAAGAAAAGTGGACTGATACTACGGTTGTTAGTACAGAGCCATTCAATGATTTTATTGAGCGATTCTGTCAAACTGCTAATACAAAAAAATATGACATCATTTTTTTCAGCCATACCTTTTTCAACTCTGGCTATGTTGTTCAGAATTTAAATGAAGTGATTGAAAAGCTATCTTCTCAATGCAGTTTACTCATTGTCGATGGCTATCATAGTTTTGCTGCCATACCTGTAGATTTATCTGAAATTGCAAATAGTGTGTTTTTTGTAGCTGGCGGCTATAAGTATGCACAGTCTGGAGAAGGCTGCTGCTTTTTACTCTCACCACCTAAATCTAACCAGTTGCGTCCATGGAATACAGGCTGGTTTGCAAACTTTTCACAACTGGAGGAAAGTGATTCATCAATGACGGGCTATGATACTCACGGCCAACGATTTGCTGGCGCTACTTTCGACCCCACCGGTATTTATAGGCTAAATGCAGTATTTGATTTATGGCAAGAGAGCAAACTCACCGTTGAAACGGTCCACCAGCATATATTTTCCCTACAACAAGCTTTTCTACAAGCAATCAGCACATCAAAACACCCTTTATTAAACTATCGTAACTTACTGTATATTCCTGAGTATGTTCATGGACATTTTTTAACATTCAAATTACCAGACCGGGAAGTATGCAAAAATCTATCAACAGCACTGACTAGCTTAAAAATCAAAGTAGACTGTAGGGATAACCGACTTCGATTTGGGTTTGGTTTACAACATGACTTAGAAGATATTAATCAGCTCCTTGCTAGATTAAAACGACTACCTATCGCTTAA
- a CDS encoding tryptophan 2,3-dioxygenase family protein: MKKTQDVYYSDYLQLNKLLDSQHLLSSDFNDTAHDEMLFIITHQAYELWFKQILHELRTIQTVFEQKPVDDKQLGVATHRLERILAIQTLMIEQVNVLETMTPLDFLDFRDYLVPASGFQSVQFKEIEIRFGLKSRYRIAFDQQNFYRRLKTEHQEYLKNLELQPSLLEQIDQWLARLPFLKFGEFNFWQSYQQAVNDMLNQDEQIIINNPHLGADEKDQQLNNLADTRNQFKQLLEPKAYQLQFDTGFYRISQDAFLAALFISLYRDEPMLQQPYKLLTCLMDIDERFSAWRTRHAQMALRMLGRKVGTGGSSGHDYLAKAASGNKVFTDLFTLSTFLIPSSSRPELPDAIKQSLGFYLSGAE, encoded by the coding sequence ATGAAAAAAACACAAGACGTATATTACAGTGACTACTTGCAACTCAATAAATTGCTTGATAGTCAGCACTTGCTAAGCAGTGATTTCAATGATACTGCTCATGATGAAATGCTGTTTATTATTACTCATCAAGCTTATGAACTCTGGTTCAAACAAATACTACACGAACTACGCACAATCCAAACCGTGTTCGAACAAAAACCTGTAGATGACAAACAACTAGGAGTAGCTACACATCGGCTGGAGCGTATCTTAGCCATACAGACCTTAATGATTGAACAAGTAAATGTACTTGAAACTATGACTCCTTTAGACTTTCTTGATTTTAGAGACTACTTAGTACCAGCATCTGGATTTCAAAGTGTACAGTTTAAAGAAATAGAAATTCGTTTTGGCCTAAAAAGCCGTTATCGCATTGCTTTTGACCAACAGAATTTTTATCGTCGACTCAAAACAGAGCATCAGGAATATTTAAAAAATCTTGAACTACAACCCAGCTTACTGGAGCAAATAGATCAATGGTTAGCTAGATTACCTTTTTTAAAATTTGGTGAGTTTAATTTTTGGCAAAGCTATCAACAAGCAGTTAATGACATGCTAAATCAAGATGAGCAAATCATTATCAACAATCCTCATTTAGGCGCAGATGAAAAAGACCAACAATTAAATAATCTTGCTGATACTCGTAATCAATTCAAGCAACTACTCGAACCCAAAGCCTATCAGTTGCAGTTTGATACTGGGTTTTATCGAATTAGTCAGGATGCTTTCTTAGCCGCCCTGTTTATTAGTCTATATAGAGATGAGCCGATGCTACAACAACCTTATAAGCTATTGACCTGCTTAATGGATATTGATGAACGCTTCTCCGCTTGGCGAACTCGTCATGCTCAAATGGCTTTACGTATGCTTGGTCGAAAAGTAGGCACTGGCGGCTCTTCTGGTCATGACTACCTTGCCAAAGCCGCTAGTGGCAATAAAGTGTTCACCGATTTATTTACGCTTTCTACTTTCTTGATACCAAGCTCAAGTAGGCCTGAATTACCAGACGCCATCAAGCAATCGCTTGGTTTTTACTTGTCTGGAGCAGAGTAG